Proteins found in one Aethina tumida isolate Nest 87 chromosome 1, icAetTumi1.1, whole genome shotgun sequence genomic segment:
- the LOC109609339 gene encoding uncharacterized protein LOC109609339: MDLQRKIRNLANKMNPSPVKPSPTQQHQGSNQGMATLIVMLAVLMIIIMFCCFAAPGVRNLCKRYIFRTCTIDDPDTDNVGTPAAESATPTIILLPYGRMLLVDRSVFAQLHTDQPGLDFFELSADLIRAQRHQTGSTPSILDSDTTSKGLSPISLGLSPPAYEDIFGDKSRSDLPPSYSELSLMFRNYNRQIHCESIEMCSLNERGLVGNSDEISDTDVNNDNNINKELDEGGGVGIDIESSPSTSNLECPEDRSSRENQYNKESIM; encoded by the exons AAATGAACCCGTCGCCGGTAAAACCATCGCCGACCCAGCAGCATCAGGGCTCGAATCAGGGGATGGCCACCCTCATTGTTATGTTGGCAGTtttgatgataataataatgttctgTTGTTTTGCCGCGCCAGGCGTGAGGAACCTTTGCAAGCGATATATATTCCGTACATGCACCATCGATGATCCAGACACAGATAATG TTGGCACGCCAGCCGCAGAGTCAGCCACGCCAACAATAATTCTCCTGCCATACGGAAGAATGCTGTTGGTCGACAGATCCGTGTTCGCTCAACTGCACACGGACCAACCGGGCCTGGATTTCTTCGAATTGAGTGCCGACTTGATCCGCGCCCAACGTCACCAGACCGGCAGCACTCCCAGCATCCTGGACTCGGACACGACCAGCAAAGGTCTGTCGCCGATTTCCCTCGGACTGTCGCCGCCTGCCTACGAGGACATATTCGGCGACAAGTCCAGGTCCGATCTTCCGCCCTCCTACAGTGAGCTGAGTCTCATGTTCAGGAATTACAATAGACAGATCCATTGTGAGAGCATCGAGATGTGTAGTTTGAACGAACGAGGTTTGGTTGGCAACAGTGATGAAATTAGTGATACGGatgtaaataatgataataatattaataaagaattggATGAAGGTGGCGGAGTGGGTATAGACATCGAGAGCAGTCCATCCACATCGAATCTGGAATGTCCGGAGGACAGATCCAGTCGAGAGAATCAATACAATAAAGAGAGCATTATGTAA